A genomic segment from Alistipes senegalensis JC50 encodes:
- a CDS encoding DUF5053 domain-containing protein — MKNKLKDILLLVKWSTVSTDYFGKTRTWIYQRISGYDVNGKAAEFSPAERERLREALHDIAARINAAADNI; from the coding sequence ATGAAAAACAAACTCAAAGACATTCTGTTGCTGGTAAAATGGAGCACCGTCTCGACTGACTATTTCGGCAAGACCCGCACGTGGATATACCAACGCATATCCGGATATGACGTAAACGGCAAGGCAGCGGAGTTCAGTCCTGCCGAACGGGAACGGCTGCGCGAAGCCCTGCATGACATTGCCGCGCGCATCAATGCGGCCGCTGATAATATTTAG
- a CDS encoding type II toxin-antitoxin system RelE/ParE family toxin: MKKAREVVTYKDYFEEFFEKQSQKVRDKIIKVLDIIEQIERVPVTYLKYIEGTNGLFEIRVQLGSDIFRIFCFFDGNKMVVLLCGFQKKTQKTPPGEIKKAEKIMSEYYDEKRKETKK, translated from the coding sequence ATGAAAAAAGCAAGGGAAGTCGTTACCTATAAAGATTATTTCGAAGAGTTCTTCGAAAAACAATCGCAGAAGGTGCGGGACAAAATCATCAAGGTACTCGACATCATCGAGCAGATCGAGCGAGTTCCCGTTACATATTTGAAATATATCGAAGGCACTAATGGGTTATTTGAGATACGGGTACAACTCGGAAGCGACATATTCCGTATTTTCTGCTTTTTCGATGGCAACAAAATGGTAGTATTATTGTGCGGCTTCCAGAAGAAGACACAGAAAACCCCACCGGGAGAGATCAAAAAAGCCGAAAAAATCATGTCGGAATACTACGACGAAAAAAGAAAGGAGACAAAAAAATGA
- a CDS encoding helix-turn-helix domain-containing protein, giving the protein MKTKTLDQIKTKYYGEIGTPERDRIERDLDALRIGLKIRTAREQKEMTQAQLADRIDKKRTFISKVENDGGNITLKTLFDIVERGLGGKLNIEVRL; this is encoded by the coding sequence ATGAAAACGAAAACTTTAGACCAGATCAAGACGAAATATTACGGCGAAATAGGCACGCCGGAACGCGACCGTATCGAACGCGATCTCGACGCATTGCGGATCGGTCTGAAAATCCGAACGGCACGGGAACAGAAAGAAATGACTCAGGCGCAACTGGCCGACCGAATCGACAAAAAGCGCACGTTTATTTCCAAAGTTGAAAACGATGGCGGGAACATCACTCTCAAAACGCTGTTCGATATTGTAGAGCGCGGATTAGGCGGGAAATTGAATATTGAAGTCCGATTATAG
- a CDS encoding DUF5053 domain-containing protein gives MKDILPIISLLYIAKTYFGKTKEWLYQRVNGNIANGKPAKFTDEKSKL, from the coding sequence ATGAAAGATATCCTGCCCATTATCTCTCTTTTATATATTGCGAAGACCTACTTCGGCAAAACCAAAGAGTGGCTCTACCAGCGCGTAAACGGAAATATTGCCAATGGCAAACCTGCGAAATTTACCGACGAAAAAAGCAAACTCTAA
- a CDS encoding ORF6N domain-containing protein, producing MERLQPIQSKIYEIRGQRVMLGFDLAELYQVETKALNRAVKRNIERFPERYMFQLNKTEFENLRFQIGTSRAHGGTRYLPYAFTEQGVSMLSAVLRSPTAIQVSILIIDAFVAMRNYITTTTQITAELAEMRAKLALLEQTGRDNAEAVSDLSEDMRQELDNIYQAIAALSIKIPQSSKPARPIGFKHPKMDK from the coding sequence ATGGAGCGATTACAACCCATTCAGAGCAAAATTTACGAAATCCGGGGCCAGCGGGTCATGCTGGGCTTCGATCTGGCAGAACTATACCAAGTGGAGACGAAAGCCTTAAATAGAGCGGTAAAGCGCAATATCGAACGCTTCCCCGAACGCTATATGTTTCAACTCAATAAAACAGAGTTCGAGAACTTGAGGTTCCAAATTGGCACCTCAAGAGCACATGGCGGAACCCGTTATCTTCCATACGCATTTACCGAGCAAGGGGTATCAATGTTATCCGCCGTATTGCGAAGTCCTACCGCGATACAAGTGAGTATCTTAATTATAGATGCTTTCGTAGCAATGCGCAACTACATCACCACAACAACCCAAATCACAGCGGAACTGGCTGAAATGCGGGCGAAACTTGCATTGTTGGAACAGACGGGCAGGGACAATGCCGAAGCGGTCAGCGACCTGTCGGAAGATATGCGCCAAGAACTCGACAACATCTACCAAGCCATCGCGGCCCTTTCGATTAAAATTCCGCAGAGCAGCAAACCGGCCCGACCGATAGGATTCAAACACCCGAAAATGGATAAATAA
- a CDS encoding DUF2442 domain-containing protein, whose product MEQIEKIWLTDTAVWIRTADGRESHENFDEYPRLKYATPAQRGNYETDAFGIHWPEIDEDLNFDGFFRKRNEPALYRLFIAHPELNASAVARRLGIAQSLLAQYISGSKKPSPERERMILAEIHKIGEELATVSL is encoded by the coding sequence ATGGAACAAATCGAAAAAATATGGCTTACCGACACTGCGGTATGGATACGAACTGCCGACGGACGGGAATCTCACGAGAATTTCGACGAGTATCCCCGGCTGAAATACGCAACACCCGCACAACGGGGAAATTATGAAACCGACGCTTTCGGCATCCACTGGCCGGAGATCGACGAGGATTTGAACTTCGACGGATTCTTCCGGAAGCGGAACGAGCCTGCCCTATACAGGCTGTTCATCGCGCATCCCGAGTTGAATGCGTCGGCCGTAGCGCGTCGGTTGGGAATCGCTCAAAGTCTCCTTGCGCAATATATCAGCGGGTCAAAAAAGCCGTCTCCGGAAAGAGAAAGGATGATTTTGGCCGAAATTCATAAAATCGGAGAAGAACTCGCAACAGTCTCTTTGTAA
- a CDS encoding helix-turn-helix domain-containing protein, translating to MRVDPEKLRKNFRPAEELMTEYVGPAGSPEREKMETRAKAWFYGEILRERRKELKMSQAALAEKVGAKQSYIARIEKGEVDVQLSSLLRIAGALGLQMRLQ from the coding sequence ATGAGAGTAGACCCCGAAAAACTGAGAAAGAATTTCCGCCCGGCCGAAGAGCTGATGACCGAATATGTCGGCCCGGCCGGAAGCCCCGAGCGCGAGAAAATGGAAACCAGGGCGAAAGCCTGGTTCTACGGCGAAATCCTCCGTGAACGCCGCAAGGAACTGAAAATGTCGCAGGCGGCTCTGGCCGAAAAAGTCGGCGCAAAACAGAGTTATATAGCCCGTATCGAAAAAGGAGAAGTAGACGTGCAACTCTCGTCCCTGTTGCGGATCGCCGGAGCACTTGGATTGCAGATGCGATTACAATAG
- a CDS encoding type II toxin-antitoxin system RelE/ParE family toxin: protein MADKKVRTVYYSKEFKQFFDGLDTRIREKYIWTIQMTETVLVLPTKYVKKLEGTEFYEMRVSVGYNEYRTVLFAIDSDNFVKATGIYLLNSFLKKSVKDYKKQIEIAKKIMKEVEL from the coding sequence ATGGCAGATAAGAAAGTAAGAACGGTTTACTACTCAAAGGAATTCAAACAATTTTTCGACGGTCTCGACACCCGAATCCGCGAAAAATACATTTGGACGATCCAGATGACCGAAACCGTGCTGGTACTCCCGACCAAGTACGTAAAGAAACTGGAAGGAACCGAGTTCTACGAAATGCGTGTATCGGTAGGATATAATGAATACCGAACCGTACTTTTTGCCATCGACAGCGATAATTTCGTAAAGGCAACCGGAATATATCTGCTGAACAGCTTTTTGAAAAAGTCCGTCAAGGACTATAAGAAACAAATCGAAATTGCCAAAAAGATAATGAAGGAGGTAGAATTATGA
- a CDS encoding DUF6712 family protein, whose translation MLFNKDNDGPAELQELLGIYYQTNRYSVIATEIALAEADIHRMIGNELFTRTETYYNSPAFETSGSDLEARITRAVRLPVAALAVYRFYQQNTVGHEDEGRKVKLDKENESIPWRWQIEMDDRALLDRYHRLLDAMYRLFEENDIPEWRQAPVLKRLEASLVRSLDEFQEVFPIENSYHTFYLLVPFMVECQERKIVRVVGEENFRKILAGDTAEDNLEEIAAAAKKCIPLYAVQTAVKRMSVQILPDAVVRRFSASFQGGKANEPADIATTRYLLRTLEEETTDALTELQKAVTKRRNVAARYDPLPENDPRNKYFTAG comes from the coding sequence ATGCTTTTCAACAAAGACAACGACGGTCCGGCCGAACTTCAGGAATTGCTGGGCATTTATTACCAGACAAACCGTTACTCCGTAATCGCCACGGAGATCGCGCTGGCAGAGGCGGACATCCACCGCATGATCGGCAACGAACTCTTCACACGGACCGAAACCTACTACAACTCTCCGGCTTTCGAAACCTCCGGCTCCGATCTCGAAGCCCGGATAACCCGTGCGGTCCGCCTTCCGGTCGCAGCGCTGGCCGTCTACCGCTTCTACCAGCAGAACACCGTAGGACATGAGGACGAGGGGCGCAAAGTGAAACTCGACAAGGAAAACGAGTCCATCCCGTGGCGCTGGCAGATCGAAATGGACGACCGCGCCCTGCTCGACCGTTACCACCGGCTGCTGGATGCCATGTACCGCCTCTTCGAGGAGAACGACATCCCGGAATGGCGGCAGGCTCCGGTGCTCAAACGGCTCGAGGCGTCCCTCGTGCGTTCGCTGGACGAGTTTCAGGAGGTATTCCCGATCGAGAACTCCTACCACACGTTCTATCTGCTCGTTCCCTTTATGGTCGAATGCCAGGAGCGAAAAATCGTGCGGGTCGTCGGGGAGGAAAACTTCCGGAAGATTCTCGCAGGGGATACTGCTGAGGACAACCTCGAGGAGATCGCCGCAGCCGCAAAGAAGTGCATACCGCTCTATGCCGTGCAGACCGCCGTAAAGCGGATGTCGGTACAGATTCTTCCGGATGCCGTCGTGCGCCGATTCTCGGCATCCTTCCAGGGTGGAAAAGCGAATGAACCGGCCGACATCGCAACGACCCGATACCTGCTGCGCACGCTCGAAGAGGAAACCACGGACGCCCTCACCGAACTCCAAAAGGCCGTGACCAAGCGGCGCAACGTCGCAGCCCGATACGACCCGCTGCCAGAGAACGATCCCCGAAACAAATACTTCACTGCCGGATGA